In Porites lutea chromosome 1, jaPorLute2.1, whole genome shotgun sequence, a single genomic region encodes these proteins:
- the LOC140927680 gene encoding uncharacterized protein → MNILLCRNIIGTEMAIIPSKATSNLQELVVYIASGDPPELHLSASYFLFSALRSSGYQCQVASFFQLICSPCPLGTYSFGEVRCKLCPPGGFFQDVMAFVGLLTHGMGCKMCPPGKYVSPESAPGMSENDCKGCPQGTQYDLFAGFRACFCIAGFYRLDRFGACQPCPLEGLLCRNETVKLRAGFFWKWESKMSLDLYQNFTKNLMIFNDSYNTEQTTYNGSFPTAYACPVPESCLGGMESKCADGYQGPLCAVCSKGYYRLVSTCRKCPTLPWLIGRVFLVAVILAIIIGSLLIGRRRKNESGRSVTDILLARLKIVIGFYQVTSGTLTSFSHVNWPDALISVINYAQIVQLNLLQIVPVHCFNNELKVDTYSTFLMFAAVNILGVALFVIVYFISKVYNIRRSDLDDKGLKRANSSSKEQCYRCIFVLLFLTYPALSAQILQMLPAACHEICMAAQGKNCQAFLKFDYSVRCYTKKFNSYAILVYISLVFVVGFPLATLVLLWRSHLNDKKVALKQQNVLGKALRIEAEGSDQVQLPTNQNEAKDEDQDLPGNEIFKGMRFLYENYSSSCWFWEVVDLGRKVVLTSVLALVGAESRTHLGVAALLSGLYTVVFAYYKPVTDIFEYWLQLASLLATNLNMSAGMLLKIPSQAAVTSDVSSQFESVGVAVLLVANNLFVSSIIIVRMGFSLFEKLMAFKQHPQCNLECCLSFMMMMNDASGEVRGLEDEKDYEVSGVARAMENMTSFEVDPDDEPSEKKKIRKEADT, encoded by the exons ATGAACATTTTATTGTGCAGGAATATCATCGGAACGGAAATGGCAATAATTCCCAGTAAAGCCACTTCAAACCTTCAGGAGCTTGTAGTTTACAT AGCATCAGGTGATCCACCAGAACTGCACTTGTCCGCCAGTTACTTTCTCTTTTCAGCACTGCGATCTTCTGGTTACCAATGTCAAGTCGCTTCGTTTTTTCAACTGATATGTAGCCCTTGTCCGCTTGGTACATATTCCTTTGGAGAAGTTCGCTGCAAACTCTGCCCTCCAG GAGGATTCTTCCAGGATGTTATGGCATTTGTGGGGCTTTTAACTCATGGAATGGGATGTAAGATGTGTCCCCCGGGTAAATACGTTAGCCCAGAGTCTGCACCTGGAATGTCTGAGAATGATTGTAAAGGCTGTCCCCAAG GAACCCAATATGATCTCTTTGCTGGATTCAGGGCGTGTTTCTGCATTGCAGGATTTTATCGTTTGGACAGGTTTGGAGCTTGTCAGCCATGCCCATTGGAAGGATTGCTTTGTCGTAACGAGACCGTTAAATTACGGGCTGGTTTCTTCTGGAAATGGGAAAGCAAGATGAGCCTTGATTTGTACCAGAATTTCACCAAAAACTTGATGATATTTAATGATTCGTACAACACAGAACAAACAACATACAATGGATCCTTTCCAACAGCTTACGCATGCCCAGTTCCAGAGTCGTGTCTTGGAGGAATGGAATCTAAATGTGCCGATGGTTACCAGGGCCCATTGTGCGCAGTCTGCAGTAAAGGTTACTATCGACTTGTTTCAACGTGTCGAAAGTGCCCCACCCTTCCCTGGTTGATTGGTCGAGTGTTCCTTGTAGCTGTAATCTTAGCTATCATTATAGGATCTCTTTTAATCggtagaagaagaaaaaatgagaGTGGTCGATCAGTCACGGATATTCTATTAGCCCGATTGAAGATCGTTATTGGATTTTATCAGGTCACTTCTGGAACATTAACATCTTTCTCTCACGTAAACTGGCCAGATGCATTGATCAGCGTGATTAACTATGCGCAAATTGTCCAACTCAATTTGTTACAGATCGTTCCTGTTCACTGTTTTAATAATGAGCTCAAAGTAGACACATATTCTACTTTTCTAATGTTCGCTGCTGTCAACATCTTGGGAGTAGCACTATTTGTTATTGTGTATTTTATCAGCAAAGTTTACAACATCAGACGCAGTGACTTAGATGACAAGGGCCTAAAGCGCGCGAATTCTTCGTCAAAGGAACAGTGCTACAGGTGCATTTTCGTACTTTTGTTTCTAACTTACCCCGCACTATCTGCTCAGATCCTTCAAATGTTGCCTGCAGCCTGCCACGAGATTTGCATGGCCGCTCAGGGAAAGAACTGCCAGGCGTTCCTCAAATTTGATTACTCAGTGCGTTGTTACACTAAGAAGTTTAACTCCTATGCGATCCTGGTATACATTTCACTGGTATTTGTCGTTGGCTTTCCTCTGGCAACGTTGGTGCTCCTCTGGAGATCACACTTGAACGACAAAAAAGTTGCTTTAAAACAGCAGAATGTCCTTGGAAAGGCTTTACGTATTGAAGCAGAAGGATCCGACCAGGTGCAACTTCCAACAAATCAGAACGAAGCAAAAGATGAAGACCAAGATTTGCCAGGGAATGAGATTTTTAAAGGAATGAGATTCCTTTATGAGAACTATTCGTCGAGTTGTTGGTTCTGGGAGGTTGTGGACTTGGGGCGAAAAGTGGTCCTGACATCAGTGCTTGCTCTGGTAGGAGCGGAGAGCCGCACTCATCTTGGCGTAGCAGCTTTGCTTTCTGGTCTGTACACTGTAGTCTTTGCTTACTACAAACCAGTGACTGATATATTTGAGTACTGGTTACAACTCGCTTCGTTGTTGGCCacaaatttaaatatgagcGCAGGAATGCTGCTGAAGATTCCATCTCAGGCCGCAGTGACGTCAGATGTGTCCAGCCAGTTTGAGTCTGTCGGTGTAGCTGTTCTTCTGGTTGCAAACAATCTCTTTGTTTCCTCAATAATTATCG TACGCATGGGATTCTCGCTGTTTGAGAAGTTGATGGCCTTCAAGCAACATCCACAATGCAATTTAGAATGCTGCCTCTCtttcatgatgatgatgaacgaTGCCTCAGGGGAGGTTAGAGGATTAGAAGATGAAAAGGATTACGAAGTATCTGGAGTTGCCAGGGCGATGGAAAATATGACGTCATTTGAAGTTGACCCCGATGATGAACCAagcgaaaagaagaaaataagaaaagaggCAGATActtaa